From a single Lolium rigidum isolate FL_2022 chromosome 7, APGP_CSIRO_Lrig_0.1, whole genome shotgun sequence genomic region:
- the LOC124675100 gene encoding HBS1-like protein isoform X2 — MPRKVVSGPDYDDDEYDYEDYEDDYDDYEEVEHVDVKPPVKEKESLKKSSTAVPVLWKCSMCTFDNHETMMYCEMCGVFRESFVKSAKDAPIKESVNGISNNSGTSALSNSDSTKTPVKTLTTNFDGDSERKYASTSRDKVNSAPLASVGSSPGTGKKKQPIKLSEDVPVERTTRLIPDHFQLKEDQSSRASSSAQTKDYMQTLFSDIGQLSTERNNVNVAQPYLPEEYKPEEWMLADQESGALSQLNLAIVGHVDSGKSTLSGRLLHLLGKISKRDMHKNEKEAKEKGKGSFAYAWAMDESSEERERGVTMTVAVAYLETKKYRVVLLDSPGHKDFVPNMISGATQADAAILVVDASTGSFEAGMDGEGGKNVGQTKEHAQLIRSFGVEQLIVAVNKMDVIGYSKERLEFIKAQLGSFLRACNFRDSAITWIPLSAVENQNLAKPPSDARFTSWYQGLCLLDAIDSLQLPSRDVSKALILPICDVIKSQSTGQLAAFGKLETGAIRNGSKVLVLPCGEVATVKTIERDSRSCSIARAGDNVAICLQGVDGNRIIPGGILCHPGFPVPVANYLELKIRVLDITLPILLGHQVEFHIHHVKEAARITKILALLDKTGKPSKAPPRFLKSKQSAVVQVTLDGAICVEEFSKCRALGRAFLRASGSTIAVGIVTKIMGQDQY; from the exons ATGCCTCGCAAGGTTGTCTCCGGTCCCGactacgacgacgacgagtacgaCTATGAGGATTACGAGGATGACTATGATGATTACGAGGAGGTTGAGCACGTCGATGTTAAGCCCCCGGTGAAGGAGAAAG AATCATTGAAGAAGTCCTCAACCGCAGTGCCTGTGCTTTGGAAATGCTCCATGTGCACATTTGataatcatgaaactatgatgtaCTGTGAGATGTGTGGGGTTTTCCGGGAATCTTTTGTCAAATCTGCCAAGGATGCTCCGATAAAAG AATCCGTCAATGGAATATCAAACAATTCTGGGACATCTGCACTGTCAAACTCTGATTCTACCAAGACGCCAGTGAAGACTCTTACTACAAATTTTGACGGTGATTCTGAGAGAAAGTATGCTAGCACATCACGTGATAAAG TCAATTCCGCACCATTGGCATCTGTTGGTAGCTCACCAGGCACTGGAAAAAAGAAGCAACCGATTAAACTTTCTGAAGATGTGCCTGTCGAGAGGACAACTCGACTGATTCCTGATCATTTTCAGTTAAAGGAGGACCAGAGTAGTAGGGCTAGCAGTTCTGCTCAGACTAAGGATTATATGCAGACACTTTTTTCTGACATAGGCCAGCTAAGTACAGAAAGGAATAATGTAAATGTTGCACAACCTTATTTACCTGAAGAGTATAAGCCGGAGGAGTGGATGCTAGCTGATCAGGAGTCCGGGGCGCTAAGCCAACTAAATCTTGCAATA GTGGGTCATGTTGATTCTGGTAAGTCAACACTCTCTGGGAGATTGCTACACCTACTAGGAAAGATATCGAAAAGAGATATGCACAAAAATGAGAAGGAGGCTAAGGAAAAA GGAAAGGGGTCATTTGCTTATGCATGGGCCATGGATGAGAGCAGTGAAGAAAGAGAAAGAGGTGTCACAATGACAGTGGCTGTTGCTTATTTGGAAACCAAGAAATACCGTGTAGTTTTGCTTGACTCTCCTGGCCACAAAGATTTTGTGCCAAATATGATATCTGGTGCAACACAAGCTGATGCAGCTATTCTTGTGGTTGATGCTTCAACTGGTTCTTTTGAAGCTGGCATGGATGGTGAAGGAGGAAAAAATGTTGGGCAGACAAAGGAGCATGCTCAGCTTATTAGAAGCTTTGGTGTTGAACAGCTTATTGTTGCTGTCAACAAGATGGATGTTATCGGGTACTCAAAAGAAAGGTTGGAGTTCATCAAGGCACAACTTGGTAGCTTTCTGCGGGCATGCAACTTCAGAGATTCAGCTATTACCTGGATTCCTCTTAGTGCTGTAGAAAATCAGAATTTGGCTAAACCTCCTTCAGATGCTCGTTTTACCTCCTG GTATCAAGGGTTGTGTCTCCTGGATGCTATAGATTCCCTGCAGCTTCCTTCTCGGGATGTTTCAAAGGCTCTCATTCTTCCTATATGTGATGTTATCAAGTCTCAGTCGACAGGACAGCTGGCAGCTTTTGGAAAATTGGAAACTGGAGCTATTCGAAATGGTTCAAAG GTCTTAGTTTTACCTTGTGGGGAAGTGGCGACAGTGAAAACCATCGAACGGGACTCTAGGTCATGCAGCATAGCGAGGGCTGGTGACAATGTAGCGATTTGTCTACAGGGTGTTGATGGGAATCGAATAATACCTGGTGGGATTCTTTGCCACCCTGGTTTCCCGGTACCTGTAGCTAACTACTTGGAGCTAAAGATTCGTGTATTGGACATCACCCTTCCTATTCTTCTTGGTCATCAG GTGGAGTTTCACATACATCATGTGAAGGAAGCTGCAAGAATAACAAAAATCTTGGCATTGCTTGACAAGACAGGGAAGCCAAGTAAAGCACCGCCACGGTTTCTTAAATCAAAGCAGAGTGCTGTTGTGCAG GTTACGCTAGATGGAGCGATCTGTGTTGAGGAATTCTCCAAATGCCGAGCTCTTGGAAGGGCATTCTTAAGGGCGTCTGGAAGCACGATTGCTGTCGGTATAGTAACTAAGATAATGGGGCAGGATCAGTACTAG
- the LOC124675100 gene encoding HBS1-like protein isoform X1 produces MPRKVVSGPDYDDDEYDYEDYEDDYDDYEEVEHVDVKPPVKEKESLKKSSTAVPVLWKCSMCTFDNHETMMYCEMCGVFRESFVKSAKDAPIKVESVNGISNNSGTSALSNSDSTKTPVKTLTTNFDGDSERKYASTSRDKVNSAPLASVGSSPGTGKKKQPIKLSEDVPVERTTRLIPDHFQLKEDQSSRASSSAQTKDYMQTLFSDIGQLSTERNNVNVAQPYLPEEYKPEEWMLADQESGALSQLNLAIVGHVDSGKSTLSGRLLHLLGKISKRDMHKNEKEAKEKGKGSFAYAWAMDESSEERERGVTMTVAVAYLETKKYRVVLLDSPGHKDFVPNMISGATQADAAILVVDASTGSFEAGMDGEGGKNVGQTKEHAQLIRSFGVEQLIVAVNKMDVIGYSKERLEFIKAQLGSFLRACNFRDSAITWIPLSAVENQNLAKPPSDARFTSWYQGLCLLDAIDSLQLPSRDVSKALILPICDVIKSQSTGQLAAFGKLETGAIRNGSKVLVLPCGEVATVKTIERDSRSCSIARAGDNVAICLQGVDGNRIIPGGILCHPGFPVPVANYLELKIRVLDITLPILLGHQVEFHIHHVKEAARITKILALLDKTGKPSKAPPRFLKSKQSAVVQVTLDGAICVEEFSKCRALGRAFLRASGSTIAVGIVTKIMGQDQY; encoded by the exons ATGCCTCGCAAGGTTGTCTCCGGTCCCGactacgacgacgacgagtacgaCTATGAGGATTACGAGGATGACTATGATGATTACGAGGAGGTTGAGCACGTCGATGTTAAGCCCCCGGTGAAGGAGAAAG AATCATTGAAGAAGTCCTCAACCGCAGTGCCTGTGCTTTGGAAATGCTCCATGTGCACATTTGataatcatgaaactatgatgtaCTGTGAGATGTGTGGGGTTTTCCGGGAATCTTTTGTCAAATCTGCCAAGGATGCTCCGATAAAAG TAGAATCCGTCAATGGAATATCAAACAATTCTGGGACATCTGCACTGTCAAACTCTGATTCTACCAAGACGCCAGTGAAGACTCTTACTACAAATTTTGACGGTGATTCTGAGAGAAAGTATGCTAGCACATCACGTGATAAAG TCAATTCCGCACCATTGGCATCTGTTGGTAGCTCACCAGGCACTGGAAAAAAGAAGCAACCGATTAAACTTTCTGAAGATGTGCCTGTCGAGAGGACAACTCGACTGATTCCTGATCATTTTCAGTTAAAGGAGGACCAGAGTAGTAGGGCTAGCAGTTCTGCTCAGACTAAGGATTATATGCAGACACTTTTTTCTGACATAGGCCAGCTAAGTACAGAAAGGAATAATGTAAATGTTGCACAACCTTATTTACCTGAAGAGTATAAGCCGGAGGAGTGGATGCTAGCTGATCAGGAGTCCGGGGCGCTAAGCCAACTAAATCTTGCAATA GTGGGTCATGTTGATTCTGGTAAGTCAACACTCTCTGGGAGATTGCTACACCTACTAGGAAAGATATCGAAAAGAGATATGCACAAAAATGAGAAGGAGGCTAAGGAAAAA GGAAAGGGGTCATTTGCTTATGCATGGGCCATGGATGAGAGCAGTGAAGAAAGAGAAAGAGGTGTCACAATGACAGTGGCTGTTGCTTATTTGGAAACCAAGAAATACCGTGTAGTTTTGCTTGACTCTCCTGGCCACAAAGATTTTGTGCCAAATATGATATCTGGTGCAACACAAGCTGATGCAGCTATTCTTGTGGTTGATGCTTCAACTGGTTCTTTTGAAGCTGGCATGGATGGTGAAGGAGGAAAAAATGTTGGGCAGACAAAGGAGCATGCTCAGCTTATTAGAAGCTTTGGTGTTGAACAGCTTATTGTTGCTGTCAACAAGATGGATGTTATCGGGTACTCAAAAGAAAGGTTGGAGTTCATCAAGGCACAACTTGGTAGCTTTCTGCGGGCATGCAACTTCAGAGATTCAGCTATTACCTGGATTCCTCTTAGTGCTGTAGAAAATCAGAATTTGGCTAAACCTCCTTCAGATGCTCGTTTTACCTCCTG GTATCAAGGGTTGTGTCTCCTGGATGCTATAGATTCCCTGCAGCTTCCTTCTCGGGATGTTTCAAAGGCTCTCATTCTTCCTATATGTGATGTTATCAAGTCTCAGTCGACAGGACAGCTGGCAGCTTTTGGAAAATTGGAAACTGGAGCTATTCGAAATGGTTCAAAG GTCTTAGTTTTACCTTGTGGGGAAGTGGCGACAGTGAAAACCATCGAACGGGACTCTAGGTCATGCAGCATAGCGAGGGCTGGTGACAATGTAGCGATTTGTCTACAGGGTGTTGATGGGAATCGAATAATACCTGGTGGGATTCTTTGCCACCCTGGTTTCCCGGTACCTGTAGCTAACTACTTGGAGCTAAAGATTCGTGTATTGGACATCACCCTTCCTATTCTTCTTGGTCATCAG GTGGAGTTTCACATACATCATGTGAAGGAAGCTGCAAGAATAACAAAAATCTTGGCATTGCTTGACAAGACAGGGAAGCCAAGTAAAGCACCGCCACGGTTTCTTAAATCAAAGCAGAGTGCTGTTGTGCAG GTTACGCTAGATGGAGCGATCTGTGTTGAGGAATTCTCCAAATGCCGAGCTCTTGGAAGGGCATTCTTAAGGGCGTCTGGAAGCACGATTGCTGTCGGTATAGTAACTAAGATAATGGGGCAGGATCAGTACTAG